The following is a genomic window from Candidatus Hydrogenedentota bacterium.
CGCAGGCCCGTGAGCCGCGTAGGATGACGCGGGGTGTATTCGGTTTCCACAGGAATAGAGTGCAACGGGACTGGAGTTGCGATGGAAGCCACGAGTTTGTCCGTCGTCTTGGTGACGCGTAATCGCGCATCTCTCCTGACGATGGCTCTGGCGCATTTGGAACAGCAGACGTTTCCTGCCGCTCGCTTCGAGATTGTGCTGGTCGACGCGGGCAGCACAGATGGGACGCCCGAGGTCATGCAGCGATACGCGGCGGGCGCGCCGGTTCGCATCCGTACGTTGCGCACGGAGGACACAAACACCTCGCGCGCGCGCAACACCGCCATCAAAACCGCCACGGGCCGTTGGGTCTTGTTTCTGGATGACGACCTTTTGGCGGGACCGGGTCTCGTAGAGAGCCATGTGGCGGCGCAAGAACGCGCGGGCGGCGAGTGTGCCGTGATTGGCAAGGTTGACATGCATCCCCAGGCCGATACGAAGGTCTTCCTCGGAGAACGCGAACTGGGACGCAGGCGGAACTTCCTCAAAGACCAACCCCTGCG
Proteins encoded in this region:
- a CDS encoding glycosyltransferase — protein: MEATSLSVVLVTRNRASLLTMALAHLEQQTFPAARFEIVLVDAGSTDGTPEVMQRYAAGAPVRIRTLRTEDTNTSRARNTAIKTATGRWVLFLDDDLLAGPGLVESHVAAQERAGGECAVIGKVDMHPQADTKVFLGERELGRRRNFLKDQPLRFLDWRLWNLSLPRNLLIEAGGFDEEFSVSGLDDIELANRLEQQGLRGYYCDDACAYLWMPLNLEEQRRRYYAEGHTLPRVMEKTQSDMVRNRYLGPLRWGLPGPAQVMLPVYRRACMLLASNTRPFGYMCRRILMHAMREGYRDALRG